The stretch of DNA CACGACCGCTACGCGATAACCCATTTTAAAAATACCTCAGATAGCGTGGTTTCAACTCGCCAACGGCAAGCGCTTGAGCAACGCGGAGAAGCGATGCCGGCGCAGTTCGTAGCGTGCCTTGGCGTTTGTCGCCATGTAGTTCAACTGAATTGTATAGCGCGGCCCGACATATTGCCGGTGGCCGTGCCATGTATCTGGCCCGTTCGGGAAGATCAGCAAGGTGCCGTGGGCTGGTTTCACCTCGACTTCGTAATCCTCGATATCGTCCGGCCCGTTGAGCAGGCGCAGGCATCCTTCCTGGGCGGACCATGCCGCGCTTTCAGGGTTCAGATACAGCAAGATCGTTACCAGCTTTGCATCGGAATCACGATGAATACGCCCGTCTTTTTCCCGCGTGCGTCCGCGTAATGTCAGCATGCTCGGCGCGTTATGCAGATCAAGCCCGAACTTCTCCGCGATGATGCCTTTAAGGCGCGGGCCTTGCAGTTCCTCCACCAGCGACGCTACCGGCGCGGAGAGATGAAGCCCTTCCGGCGGATAGGAGCCGCCCGAGCGCAGATCGGGCATGGAAGCGATAAGCATACGCAAATCTTCTTCGTTGACGAAATGCGGCACCACGACATGCCGGAACGGCTTTTCAGCGACCGGCGTATTTTCCAGAGCGTCGTATTGAAGGGCGATATGTGACATGCGGGAAGCCTACTGCCGCCCTCATCGTCAAACAAGCCGGAGAATCAGCCCCGCATGCGGTGGTGAGCGCGGCGCACGGCGCTGGTGGAAAGCAATTTCGTATAGCCCGCGCCAATTCTATCGGTGGCGCTGAAGCAGGAACGCAAAGAGCGCGGTTTCGCCGAGGCTTCTCGCGCATCCGGTGCATAGGCGGTATGCACCAAAATCCCACCGACCGGGCAGCGCAACGGTGCCCTGCTATCCATGTCCAGGTGACGGCCTGTCGTGGCGGTGTCCGTCGCGACGGCCGCATGCGCCGGGCCACCGAAGGCCAGAGCAAGCAACAGAACCGGAGCAAGAGACGACACGGCGCGCATGCTGGCCTCGCCTAATTGGATAGTTGATGAGGAAGATCCAGCCTGTCGGTCGGACCTGAGATGACTTCTAGACGGTCCACAGGCGCAAAAGTTTCGATTCTTTCAAAGGCTTATTCATATTCGGCTGCTAATTCTTGAGATCGTTGGAAAAATTGGAAAATTCATTTTCATCGAGCAAATGTTCCCGAATGAAGGGCAGCATGACCCAGCGTTATTTTGTAAGCTATAGAAAGCACAGACCGGCCAAGGAGGGCTGAGACATGGGCGAGATCGGTGTTATTTCAACCGCGCTTAACGGCGCGAACACAGTTTATCTGGCGGATTTACACGCCAAATGGGCCAAAGACCCGCAGAGCGTGGACCCCTCCTTCGCGGCATTGTTCGGCGCTTTGGGCGAAGAGGAAAGCAACATTCTCGCGGATGCGGGCGGCGCGAATTGGGCCTCCCATCCTTCCTTGCTCGAAATTGCCTCCATATCGGATAAGAAACACGTCACGCCGGATATCGATACCGCTGCGCTACTCTCGAGCGTCGATGACAGCGTGCGGGCCATTCAACTGGTGCGCGCTTACCGCGTCCGAGGCCATCTCGAAGCACGCCTCGATCCGCTTGGGTTGCATATCCCGCCCGCTCATGCCGATCTCGATCCCGCGACTTACGGCTTCGGCCTTCAGGACCGTACGCGCCCGATCTATCTCGGCGCCATGGTGCGTTCCCTTCTACCGGGCCGCGATAGCGCCACGATCGAGGAACTGCTCTCAGCCCTGCGGGAGACCTATTGCGGGCCGATCGGCACGGAATACATGCATATTCAAGACCCCGAACGCCGCCACTGGCTTCAGGCGCGTTTGGAGGGCGATAATTGGCGGCGCTTTTTCTCGCCCGAGCAGAAACGCCAAATCCTCTCGCAACTGACGGAAGCGGAAGGTTTCGAGAGTTTCAGCCATAAACGCTTCACCGGTACGAAGCGCTTCGGGCTGGAAGGCAGCGAGGTCACCATCCCGGCCTTGCATGCCATCATCGAGCAATCGGTCTCGCATGGGACGCGCTCCGTATCGCTCGGCATGGCGCATCGCGGCCGCCTCAATACGATGGCGAACGTCGTTCAAAAACCCTTCGCCGCCATTTTCAGCGAATTCGCGGGCGCATCCTTTAAGCCGAACGACGTGCAAGGCTCTGGCGACGTCAAATACCATCTCGGCACTGCCGCCACGTTGCGCGTGGCCGAACAGGATGTGCGGGTAACGCTGTTGCCCAACCCCTCTCACCTCGAAGCGGTCGATCCCGTTGTGGTCGGGCGTGTGCGCGCCATGCAGGATCTTGATGGCTGCATCAGCATGGAAGGGCGTTATCGTCATCTCGGCTTGCTCGTGCATGGCGACGCCGCTTTCGCAGGGCAGGGCATCGTCTATGAAACGATGGCGATGTCGCAACTCATCGGATACCGCACCGGTGGCACAATTCATGTCGTGATCAATAACCAGATCGGTTTCACCACGATCTCGGCGCACGCTTATTCCGGATTGTACTGCACTGATATCGCCAAAGCCGTGCAAGCGCCGATTTTGCACGTCAATGGGGACGAGCCGGAAGCGGCTGCCTATTGCGCACGCCTTGCCGCCGATTACCGACGCGAGTTTAACGACGATATCGTGCTGGATCTGGTCTGCTATCGTCGTCACGGTCACAACGAGGCCGACGAACCGGCCTTCACCCAACCGACCATGTATAAAGCGATCGCCGCCCGCCCGACGGCGCGCACGCTTTACGCCAAACGCCTTCTGCGAGAACAGGTGGTCGATCAGGAAGAAATCGACGGGCAATGGCAGCGTTTTCAGGACCACCTGCAAGCCCAATTCGAAGCCGCGCGTCATTATCAGCCAAACCGTGAGGATTGGCTGGAATGCAACCAAGACCCCACGCGCCTTTCCGACATATCGCCACGCGAACAGCCCGATACCGGTGTTGCGATAGACGAACTCAAGCGTATCGGCCAAGCGCTGACACATATTCCGTCCGATTTTTCGCTCCATCCTCGCTTGAATCGTCTGCTGCAAAATCGTGACCAAGCTTTGGAGACCGGGCAGGGGCTGGACTGGGCGACGGGTGAGGCTCTGGCTTTCGGAAGCTTGCTGCTGCAAGGCCATCGCGTGCGGCTTTCCGGCGAGGATTGTCAGCGTGGCACGTTCAGCCACCGACATGCCGTGCTGATCGACCAGTTGAATCAGAACGAGTATGTGCCGCTCAACAACATTGAAAACGGGCAAGCACGCCTGGAGGTCTACAACTCACTGCTTTCCGAATTCGGCGTGCTCGGCTTCGAATACGGCTACACCCTCGCGGACCCGGAAGCGCTGGTGCTGTGGGAAGCGCAATTCGGCGATTTCGCCAATGGCGCGCAAGTCATCATCGATCAGTTCATTGCTTCTGGCGAGACGAAATGGCTACGTACCTCGGGCCTCGTCATGCTTTTGCCGCACGGTTACGAAGGGCAGGGGCCGGAACATTCCTCGGCACGGCTTGAGCGCTATCTACAGCTCTGCGCGGAGAATAATTTACGCGTCTGTAATATCACGACGCCCGCGAATTACTTCCACGCCTTGCGCCGCCAGATTGCGCGCCTGTGCCGCAAGCCGCTGATCGTCATGACACCGAAATCCTTGCTGCGTCATAAAGATGCAGTGTCCCCGCTTGAAGATTTCGGGCCGGATACGGCGTTTCTTCCCGTTATTCCGGAGACGGATGCGCTCCTACCGGATGAGAAAATTACCCGGGTCGTGCTGTGTTCCGGCAAGGTATATTACGATCTGCACGCCGCCCGCACCGCTGCAGGTCGTCAGGATGTCGCTATTCTGCGTCTGGAACAAATCTACCCGTTCCCGCAAGAGGAATTGGAAGAACAATTCGCACGTTACCCGAACGCCAAGATCATCTGGTGCCAGGAAGAGCCGCAAAATGCCGGAGCCTGGAATTTCGTCGATCGTCGCATCGAGCAGACAGCGGAACAGGTAAGCCACGCTTCGCCCCGCCCGATATATGTCGGTCGCGCTGCGTCGGCTTCTCCGGCAACGGGCCTTGCCAGTGAACATGCGGAGCAGCAGACGGCTCTCGCGGTTAAGGCACTCGGTTAAAAGGGCGCGACACCCGTTCGAATGGTTCTATTCGAACGGGTGGACGTCTTTCCGAGAAAGATCGCGCGCCTGATGCGCCACATCGACAACATTGAGGCTAAGATCCAACCCGGAATTTTCGATTTCGTCGAACGTGAACCATTGTGCGTCGAGCGCATCATCCGCCGCTACCGGTTCGCCTTCCAGCCAGCGGCAGAGAACGGCAATCAGGACGAAATGCCGCCGCACACTGCCTGTCGGGTCACGATCGAAAACGTCGAGGGCCGTTACCACGCGAACGGCCTGGGCAGTGACGCCCGTTTCTTCTTGTAACTCACGCACCGCACATTCCATGAGCGTCTCGCCGAGTTCGATCTTGCCGCCTGGAAACCCCCACATGCCCAGATCGGGCGGGTTCGCCCGGCGGACGAGAAGCGCACGACCCCCATGAAGCACCACCGCGATCGCCGCCACGACCGGGCGAACGAACGCGGGAATATTCTGATGCGGCGGGATGCGTTCGGCGGGTGTTAAAGCCATCTTTAGATATGCAACGGCATGTCGTAAGCGGCCATGGCAGCTTCCTTCACCGCTTCGGAGAGGGTCGGGTGAGCGTGGCAAGTACGTGCCACATCCTCCGCGCTCGCGCCGAATTCCATCGCCAACGTGGCCTCCGCGATCAGTTCGCCCGCGCAGGGACCAAGGATATGCACGCCCAGGATTTTGTCGGTCTTGGCGCAAGAAAGCACTTTCACCGCGCCATCGGTGCAGGCGATGGCGCGTGCGCGCGCATTGGCCATGAAAGGAAAGCTTCCTGCGCGATATTCCACGCCGTCCGCTTTAAGCGCTTCTTCCGTACGCCCCACCATGGCGAATTCCGGTTGGGTATAGATAACGGAAGGAATGGCGTCGTAACGCACATGCGCGGCATGGCCTGCCAATTGTTCGGCCAGGGCAATGCCTTCTTCCTCCGCCTTATGCGCCAGCATCAGACCGGGAATAACGTCACCAACGGCATAGATGCCGTCCACATTGGTTTTATAATGCGCGTCGGTCGCGATCCGCCCGTTTTTATCGAGCGCGATACCCAGCGCTTCCAATCCTAGGCCCTGCGTGATCGGACGCCGCCCGACGGCGACCAGCACCACATCGGCTTCCAGCGTTTCAGTGTCGCCCCCCGCAGCGGGTTGCATGGAGATTTTTACGGCATCCGGTGTTTTCTCCGCGCCGGTGACTTTCGTGGAAAGGCGGAATTTCAAACCTTGCTTGGTCAGACTCCGTTGAAACTGCTTGCTCAAACCACGATCGAAACCCGGCGCGATATGATCGGCATATTCCACAACAGTGACATTCGCGCCCAGACGTTGCCAAACACTTCCAAGCTCGACGCCGATCACGCCCGCGCCGATCACCACAAGGCGCTCCGGCACTTTGGGAAGGGAAAGCGCACCCGTGGAGGAGACGATGGTTTGTTCGTCGATCTCGATATTCGGCAATGAAATCGGCGCGCTGCCCGAAGCGATCACGATATGACGCGCGGTCAGTTTCTCGCCGTTTACATGTAGCTTACCGGGCGCCGTAATCGTGGCTTCGCCCGTGCGCGCGGTCACATTGTTCTTCTTGAACAGAAAACCCACGCCCTTGACCGTATCGGAAACGACCTTGTTTTTCCGCTCCATCATCCGCGCCAGATTGAAACGCAGATTATCGGCCTCGATGCCGAGCGATTCGAACTCGTTTTTCGCTTCTTCAAGGCGTTCGGTGGCGTGAAGCAAAGCTTTCGAAGGGATACAGCCGACATTGAGGCATGTGCCGCCCGGCGTCATGCGCTTGTCGATACAGATTACTTTCAATCCCAACTGCGCGGCACGCAACGCGCACACATAACCGCCCGGGCCAGCGCCGATAACGGCGAGATCATAGTCAAAATTATCAGGCATTGAGTTTTCCGATCAGACTTCGAGCAGAAGGCGGCGGGGATCTTCCACATATTGCTTGATCCGCACCAGGAAGCTCACCGCCTCGCGCCCATCGATCAACCGGTGATCGTAGGACAAGGCAATATACATCATGGGGCGGATAACGACCTGCCCGTTCAGAGCGATCGGCCGGTCCTGAATGGTATGCATGCCCAAAATGGCTGATTGCGGTGCATTCAGGATCGGGGTGGAGAGCAGCGAGCCGAAAACACCGCCATTGGTGATGGAGAACGTGCCGCCCGAAAGTTCGTTCAGCTTGAGCGAGCCGTCTCGCGCGCGTTGGCCGTAATCGCCGATACGGCGCTCCAACTCCGCGAAATTCATTTGGTCGGCGTCATGCAGAACCGGCACCACCAGCCCGCGTGAACTGCCTACCGCGATGCCGAGATTGACGAAAGACCGATAGATCACGTCATTGCCGTCGATCTCGGCATTGATGGCCGGGAAT from Kozakia baliensis encodes:
- a CDS encoding NUDIX hydrolase; its protein translation is MALTPAERIPPHQNIPAFVRPVVAAIAVVLHGGRALLVRRANPPDLGMWGFPGGKIELGETLMECAVRELQEETGVTAQAVRVVTALDVFDRDPTGSVRRHFVLIAVLCRWLEGEPVAADDALDAQWFTFDEIENSGLDLSLNVVDVAHQARDLSRKDVHPFE
- a CDS encoding 2-oxoglutarate dehydrogenase E1 component, which produces MGEIGVISTALNGANTVYLADLHAKWAKDPQSVDPSFAALFGALGEEESNILADAGGANWASHPSLLEIASISDKKHVTPDIDTAALLSSVDDSVRAIQLVRAYRVRGHLEARLDPLGLHIPPAHADLDPATYGFGLQDRTRPIYLGAMVRSLLPGRDSATIEELLSALRETYCGPIGTEYMHIQDPERRHWLQARLEGDNWRRFFSPEQKRQILSQLTEAEGFESFSHKRFTGTKRFGLEGSEVTIPALHAIIEQSVSHGTRSVSLGMAHRGRLNTMANVVQKPFAAIFSEFAGASFKPNDVQGSGDVKYHLGTAATLRVAEQDVRVTLLPNPSHLEAVDPVVVGRVRAMQDLDGCISMEGRYRHLGLLVHGDAAFAGQGIVYETMAMSQLIGYRTGGTIHVVINNQIGFTTISAHAYSGLYCTDIAKAVQAPILHVNGDEPEAAAYCARLAADYRREFNDDIVLDLVCYRRHGHNEADEPAFTQPTMYKAIAARPTARTLYAKRLLREQVVDQEEIDGQWQRFQDHLQAQFEAARHYQPNREDWLECNQDPTRLSDISPREQPDTGVAIDELKRIGQALTHIPSDFSLHPRLNRLLQNRDQALETGQGLDWATGEALAFGSLLLQGHRVRLSGEDCQRGTFSHRHAVLIDQLNQNEYVPLNNIENGQARLEVYNSLLSEFGVLGFEYGYTLADPEALVLWEAQFGDFANGAQVIIDQFIASGETKWLRTSGLVMLLPHGYEGQGPEHSSARLERYLQLCAENNLRVCNITTPANYFHALRRQIARLCRKPLIVMTPKSLLRHKDAVSPLEDFGPDTAFLPVIPETDALLPDEKITRVVLCSGKVYYDLHAARTAAGRQDVAILRLEQIYPFPQEELEEQFARYPNAKIIWCQEEPQNAGAWNFVDRRIEQTAEQVSHASPRPIYVGRAASASPATGLASEHAEQQTALAVKALG
- the lpdA gene encoding dihydrolipoyl dehydrogenase yields the protein MPDNFDYDLAVIGAGPGGYVCALRAAQLGLKVICIDKRMTPGGTCLNVGCIPSKALLHATERLEEAKNEFESLGIEADNLRFNLARMMERKNKVVSDTVKGVGFLFKKNNVTARTGEATITAPGKLHVNGEKLTARHIVIASGSAPISLPNIEIDEQTIVSSTGALSLPKVPERLVVIGAGVIGVELGSVWQRLGANVTVVEYADHIAPGFDRGLSKQFQRSLTKQGLKFRLSTKVTGAEKTPDAVKISMQPAAGGDTETLEADVVLVAVGRRPITQGLGLEALGIALDKNGRIATDAHYKTNVDGIYAVGDVIPGLMLAHKAEEEGIALAEQLAGHAAHVRYDAIPSVIYTQPEFAMVGRTEEALKADGVEYRAGSFPFMANARARAIACTDGAVKVLSCAKTDKILGVHILGPCAGELIAEATLAMEFGASAEDVARTCHAHPTLSEAVKEAAMAAYDMPLHI
- a CDS encoding 2OG-Fe(II) oxygenase family protein gives rise to the protein MSHIALQYDALENTPVAEKPFRHVVVPHFVNEEDLRMLIASMPDLRSGGSYPPEGLHLSAPVASLVEELQGPRLKGIIAEKFGLDLHNAPSMLTLRGRTREKDGRIHRDSDAKLVTILLYLNPESAAWSAQEGCLRLLNGPDDIEDYEVEVKPAHGTLLIFPNGPDTWHGHRQYVGPRYTIQLNYMATNAKARYELRRHRFSALLKRLPLAS